Proteins encoded by one window of Emticicia oligotrophica DSM 17448:
- a CDS encoding geranylgeranylglyceryl/heptaprenylglyceryl phosphate synthase translates to MSRPILDKIYLNKQLHKKSLAVLLDPDKVELETFDVFLLDCVENHVDYFLIGGSLITNNIMGEMIAIIRQKTNIPVIIFPGNSLHVEPNADGILLLSLISGRNPEYLIGQHVIAAPSLRKSGLEILSTGYILVDSGRQTTVSYISNTTPIPHDKPDVAACTAMAGEMLGQKLMYLDGGSGALYPVSAKMIKKVRTSIDLPLIVGGGINSTEKASAALEAGADIIVIGNAFEKNPALLTEIAEVVQNFNLSVA, encoded by the coding sequence ATGTCGAGACCAATTCTTGATAAAATATATCTCAACAAACAACTACACAAAAAATCATTGGCTGTTTTACTCGACCCAGATAAAGTTGAGTTGGAAACTTTCGATGTATTCTTGTTAGACTGTGTGGAAAACCATGTGGATTATTTTTTAATAGGGGGAAGCCTAATTACAAATAACATTATGGGCGAGATGATTGCTATTATTCGTCAGAAGACAAATATTCCAGTAATTATTTTTCCGGGAAATAGCCTTCATGTTGAGCCCAATGCCGATGGAATTTTACTTCTATCTTTAATTTCTGGTAGAAATCCCGAGTATTTAATTGGTCAGCACGTAATTGCTGCACCATCTCTTCGTAAAAGCGGTTTAGAAATTCTCTCAACGGGTTATATTTTGGTTGATAGCGGCCGCCAAACTACGGTTTCTTATATTAGTAATACGACACCCATTCCGCACGATAAGCCCGATGTGGCAGCTTGTACGGCGATGGCGGGCGAAATGCTAGGTCAGAAACTTATGTATTTAGATGGTGGAAGTGGGGCATTATATCCTGTTTCTGCTAAAATGATTAAGAAAGTGAGAACTTCTATTGATTTACCACTCATTGTTGGTGGAGGAATCAATTCTACTGAAAAGGCCTCTGCTGCCCTCGAAGCAGGAGCTGATATTATTGTCATTGGTAATGCTTTTGAGAAAAACCCTGCTTTATTGACTGAAATTGCCGAGGTCGTTCAAAACTTTAATTTATCTGTTGCTTGA
- the folK gene encoding 2-amino-4-hydroxy-6-hydroxymethyldihydropteridine diphosphokinase: protein MKPHKVFLGLGSNLGNREENLRNAIIRIRDIIGAITQESGIYETVAWGLTDQNAFLNQVIAIETSYSPIAVLHLILRIEREMGRIREVKWGARIIDIDILYYDDEMILTENLSIPHPFIQERKFVLVPLCEISPENIHPILKQTNHQLLLACQDSGEVNKVIN, encoded by the coding sequence TTGAAACCACACAAAGTTTTTCTTGGATTAGGCTCAAATTTAGGTAATCGTGAAGAAAATTTACGAAATGCCATTATTCGTATCAGAGATATAATCGGAGCTATTACGCAAGAATCGGGCATTTACGAAACTGTTGCTTGGGGCTTAACCGACCAAAATGCTTTCTTGAATCAAGTAATTGCCATTGAGACCAGCTATTCACCCATCGCAGTATTACATCTCATTCTTCGTATTGAGCGTGAAATGGGTCGAATTAGAGAGGTAAAATGGGGGGCTCGTATCATTGATATTGATATTCTTTACTACGATGACGAGATGATTTTAACCGAAAATCTTAGTATTCCCCACCCATTTATTCAAGAACGTAAGTTTGTGTTAGTTCCTTTGTGTGAAATCTCTCCCGAAAATATCCACCCTATACTCAAGCAAACTAATCATCAATTATTATTGGCGTGCCAAGATTCGGGTGAAGTGAATAAGGTTATTAATTGA
- a CDS encoding class I SAM-dependent methyltransferase, giving the protein MKEWFTEWFDTSFYHQLYKSRCQDEAKMLIDNLEKKLNFQKTQSFLDLACGKGRHAIYLNSKDYHVIGLDLSRNNIESANQSANKHLHFFVHDMRTCFRPNTFDFVLNLFTSFGYFDDDQDNFRAINAVADNLKSGGKLVLDYINCTKAINNLSKHYEKEVEGIKFIITKQIEAGFIVKNIDFDFEGSHHQFQERVKILTQEDFKAYFKKAGLICKEVLGNYHLETFDEQNSDRMIFIAEKLDICLN; this is encoded by the coding sequence ATGAAAGAGTGGTTTACAGAATGGTTCGATACTTCTTTTTATCATCAACTCTACAAAAGCCGTTGCCAAGACGAGGCAAAAATGCTTATTGATAATCTCGAAAAAAAGCTCAATTTTCAAAAGACTCAATCATTTCTCGACCTTGCTTGTGGTAAAGGCCGGCACGCCATTTACCTCAATTCAAAAGACTATCATGTAATTGGGCTTGATTTATCTCGCAATAATATCGAATCGGCTAATCAATCTGCTAACAAACATCTGCATTTTTTTGTACATGATATGCGTACGTGTTTTCGCCCAAACACTTTCGATTTTGTACTGAATTTATTCACAAGCTTTGGGTATTTCGATGATGACCAAGACAATTTTCGAGCCATAAATGCAGTAGCCGATAATTTAAAATCAGGAGGTAAACTTGTACTTGATTATATCAATTGTACAAAAGCTATCAATAATCTCTCAAAACATTATGAAAAAGAGGTGGAAGGAATCAAGTTTATCATTACAAAACAAATTGAAGCGGGGTTTATCGTAAAAAATATTGATTTCGACTTTGAGGGTTCGCATCATCAGTTTCAAGAACGGGTGAAAATTCTCACGCAAGAAGATTTTAAAGCTTATTTTAAAAAAGCAGGATTGATTTGTAAAGAAGTTTTGGGAAATTATCACCTCGAAACTTTTGATGAGCAAAACTCTGATAGAATGATATTTATTGCCGAAAAGCTAGATATTTGCCTCAATTAA
- a CDS encoding toxin-antitoxin system YwqK family antitoxin, producing MKLYYKIYRLTFISCLFFTSTSLIFAQSTDAVPKAKRKGEKGYEKETIQEKLDRLPVGVTTPRASASLPGGTNISNIDDAKKFATETLPDLGLKLKKTIKDVQKEIKTMKHEFNGKDYEGIKVTKQLIRQGTGNNLTFLEFYTLKDFSQPNPYNRHLYWYDRKANKIVEGLGRDRATNDLMHGPYKRYLGDLVVEEGWYYLGAKDGRWELYDKNYNLLNKEYYERGFYQDSEISYFDERKTKIKEVIPKLYGKVTGEYLLFNESGTLAEQGMMDDSVKVGRWVEYYPTGNRRRKEVQYGKDCYDTTFESYVVYEYDERGRITFESPKIKKN from the coding sequence ATGAAACTTTACTATAAAATATACCGCTTAACTTTTATTTCGTGCCTATTTTTCACTTCAACATCGTTGATTTTCGCACAATCAACCGATGCAGTTCCAAAAGCGAAACGCAAGGGCGAAAAAGGTTATGAAAAAGAGACAATTCAAGAAAAGCTTGATAGGCTTCCGGTTGGGGTAACAACTCCAAGGGCTTCGGCATCTTTACCCGGGGGAACGAATATTTCAAACATAGATGATGCGAAAAAATTTGCTACTGAAACTTTACCAGATTTAGGCTTAAAACTCAAAAAGACCATTAAAGATGTTCAGAAAGAGATAAAAACTATGAAGCATGAGTTTAATGGTAAAGATTACGAGGGAATAAAGGTAACTAAACAACTGATTAGACAAGGTACGGGTAATAACCTAACGTTCTTAGAATTTTATACGTTGAAAGACTTTTCCCAGCCGAATCCATACAATAGACATTTATATTGGTATGACCGCAAAGCCAATAAAATTGTAGAGGGACTCGGCCGTGACCGTGCTACGAATGATTTAATGCATGGCCCTTATAAAAGATACCTAGGCGATTTAGTTGTTGAAGAAGGCTGGTACTATCTCGGGGCAAAAGATGGGCGTTGGGAGCTCTATGATAAGAATTATAACTTACTCAACAAAGAGTATTATGAGCGTGGTTTTTATCAAGATTCAGAAATTTCATATTTCGATGAAAGAAAAACAAAAATAAAGGAGGTGATTCCCAAACTATATGGAAAGGTTACGGGTGAGTATCTATTATTTAATGAAAGTGGTACTTTGGCCGAGCAGGGTATGATGGATGATAGCGTGAAAGTAGGCCGCTGGGTAGAGTATTATCCGACAGGAAATCGTAGAAGAAAAGAAGTACAATACGGTAAAGACTGCTACGATACTACTTTCGAATCGTATGTGGTTTATGAATATGATGAGAGAGGTAGAATTACTTTTGAATCGCCAAAAATTAAAAAGAACTGA
- the aat gene encoding leucyl/phenylalanyl-tRNA--protein transferase, whose amino-acid sequence MAKLSPDDLIYGYINGIFPMADTDGTLYWYSPDPRAIIPLDTYKPAKSLRPILNKNYFEIRFNHDFEGVMRGCADARSDSDETWISDEIIEAYSGLNAMGLAHSVEAYLDNELVGGLYGVAIGAVFFGESMFYRVPNASKVAFHYLIETLRQQGFELLDTQFINDNVKRFGAIEIPKAKYLNLLRNAVTKKARFTEVEVEHLFGRK is encoded by the coding sequence ATGGCCAAACTTTCGCCCGACGACTTAATTTATGGATATATTAATGGCATTTTTCCGATGGCCGATACCGATGGTACATTATACTGGTACTCTCCCGACCCCCGTGCCATTATTCCCCTTGATACTTACAAGCCAGCGAAATCTCTTCGCCCAATATTGAACAAAAACTATTTCGAAATACGCTTTAATCATGATTTCGAAGGAGTGATGCGTGGTTGTGCAGATGCCAGAAGCGACTCAGATGAGACTTGGATTTCTGATGAAATTATTGAAGCATATTCTGGTTTAAATGCTATGGGGCTTGCTCATAGTGTGGAAGCTTACTTAGATAATGAGTTGGTGGGTGGCTTATATGGGGTTGCTATTGGTGCTGTCTTTTTTGGCGAATCAATGTTTTATCGAGTGCCTAATGCCTCAAAAGTTGCTTTTCATTATTTAATCGAAACTCTTCGTCAGCAGGGTTTCGAATTACTTGATACCCAGTTTATTAATGATAATGTAAAGCGTTTTGGTGCAATTGAAATACCGAAAGCCAAATATTTGAATTTACTAAGAAATGCCGTTACTAAAAAGGCTCGATTTACAGAAGTTGAAGTTGAGCATTTATTTGGAAGAAAATAA
- a CDS encoding protein-disulfide reductase DsbD family protein, translated as MQESTSLIGFLLTAFFAGFAAIFMPCIYPIMPMTVSFFTKQSQGTRKAMFYGLSIMFVFGIIGLVATVFGAPFLNFISTHWVPNLIFFVIFIIFGVSLLGAFEIVLPHNVVNNIDRMSERGGLVGIFFMALTLVVVSFSCTAPFVGSLLIMAAKGEVWRPLWGMLAFGLPFGVIFTSLAMFPQWLKSLPKSGGWMNEMKAVFGILEFALALKFLSNIDLTYHFNYISRNLFLVIWIIIFAAIGLYIFGIIRLPKDSKVQKYAPQRIFFGLLFLAFAGYMVPGVTHGKELSLLSGLLPPKTIATTVADGSKLRNLPHDLKGFYDYDDALAYSKEVGKPLFIDFTGYACANCRKMEENVWPQPEVLEKLKNDFVIASLYVDDKKELPKEKQFTSKYDDELKVTVGDKNMDLEIVKYNNNAQPYYVIEDSNGKLIVKQPIGYSSKENFLKFLNEGISNFEKKK; from the coding sequence ATGCAAGAAAGTACATCTCTTATTGGTTTTCTCCTGACGGCGTTCTTTGCGGGCTTTGCCGCCATCTTTATGCCGTGTATTTACCCAATTATGCCCATGACGGTAAGTTTCTTCACCAAACAATCGCAAGGCACTCGAAAAGCCATGTTTTATGGACTTTCAATTATGTTTGTATTTGGGATTATTGGTTTAGTAGCTACTGTTTTTGGAGCACCATTTTTAAACTTTATCAGTACACACTGGGTTCCTAATCTTATATTTTTTGTTATCTTCATCATTTTTGGGGTATCGCTTTTAGGGGCATTTGAAATTGTATTGCCACACAACGTGGTTAATAACATCGACCGTATGTCGGAGCGTGGTGGTTTGGTTGGAATTTTCTTTATGGCTCTTACTTTAGTGGTTGTTTCTTTCTCTTGTACAGCTCCATTTGTAGGTTCATTGCTTATTATGGCAGCGAAAGGCGAAGTATGGCGTCCGCTTTGGGGAATGTTGGCATTTGGCCTACCATTTGGAGTAATTTTTACTTCTTTAGCTATGTTTCCACAATGGTTGAAGAGTTTACCGAAATCAGGTGGTTGGATGAATGAAATGAAAGCCGTTTTTGGTATTTTGGAATTTGCCTTGGCACTTAAATTTTTGAGTAATATCGACCTTACTTACCATTTTAATTACATCTCAAGAAATCTATTTTTAGTTATCTGGATTATCATTTTTGCCGCCATTGGACTGTATATTTTCGGAATTATTCGTTTGCCTAAAGATAGCAAAGTGCAGAAATACGCTCCGCAACGCATATTTTTTGGTTTATTATTTTTGGCTTTTGCAGGCTACATGGTTCCGGGCGTAACCCATGGTAAAGAATTAAGTCTTTTGTCGGGTCTTTTACCGCCTAAAACTATTGCAACAACCGTTGCTGATGGCTCTAAACTCAGAAATTTACCCCATGATTTAAAAGGGTTTTATGATTATGATGATGCCTTGGCCTATTCAAAAGAAGTTGGAAAACCATTGTTTATTGACTTTACGGGTTATGCTTGTGCCAATTGTCGAAAAATGGAAGAAAACGTTTGGCCACAACCAGAGGTTTTGGAGAAATTAAAAAACGATTTTGTGATTGCCTCCTTATATGTTGATGATAAAAAAGAGCTCCCCAAAGAGAAACAATTTACTTCGAAATATGATGATGAATTGAAAGTAACTGTGGGCGATAAAAATATGGATTTAGAGATTGTGAAATATAATAATAATGCCCAACCGTATTATGTAATTGAAGACTCTAATGGCAAGTTGATTGTAAAACAGCCCATTGGCTATTCATCAAAAGAAAACTTTTTGAAGTTTCTGAATGAAGGTATAAGTAATTTCGAAAAAAAAAAATAA
- a CDS encoding HupE/UreJ family protein, translated as MSEFLVYLQLGYQHITDLNGYDHILFVVALCAIYRITDWKRVLYLVTAFTVGHSVTLALAALNVIEFDSRLIEFLIPVTIIITCFSNLFHKSSDSVLNPEEFSRIRYFIAMMFGLIHGMGFSSYLKSLLGKDQSIILQLLAFNIGLEFGQLIIVGITMATSFLVLDGFKIRKHTWNLLLSAFVAGVAFKLMTEKWYF; from the coding sequence ATGAGCGAGTTTTTGGTTTACTTACAACTTGGCTATCAACACATTACAGATTTGAATGGCTATGACCACATCTTATTTGTTGTAGCTCTTTGTGCTATATATCGAATTACTGACTGGAAAAGAGTATTATATCTCGTTACAGCCTTTACAGTTGGGCATTCTGTCACACTCGCCTTGGCGGCACTCAATGTGATAGAGTTTGATTCTAGGCTTATTGAATTTCTAATTCCAGTAACAATTATTATCACGTGCTTCTCAAATTTATTTCATAAAAGTTCTGATAGCGTGCTCAATCCTGAGGAGTTTTCTCGTATAAGATATTTCATTGCTATGATGTTTGGGCTTATTCACGGAATGGGCTTTTCAAGTTATCTAAAAAGTCTTTTAGGCAAAGACCAAAGTATTATTCTCCAACTATTAGCTTTTAATATCGGGCTTGAATTTGGCCAATTAATCATCGTAGGCATTACGATGGCCACTTCCTTTTTAGTTTTAGATGGTTTTAAGATTCGCAAACATACTTGGAATCTTCTTTTATCAGCTTTTGTGGCTGGGGTAGCCTTCAAACTTATGACCGAAAAATGGTATTTTTAA